A window of the Streptococcus sp. 116-D4 genome harbors these coding sequences:
- the dnaN gene encoding DNA polymerase III subunit beta, protein MIHFSINKNLFLQALNTTKRAISSKNAIPILSTVKIDVTNEGVTLIGSNGQISIENFISQKNENAGLLINSLGSILLEASFFINVVSSLPDVTLDFKEIEQNQIVLTSGKSEITLKGKDSEQYPRIQEISASTPLILETKLLKKIINETAFAASTQESRPILTGVHFVLSQHKELKTVATDSHRLSQKKLTLEKNSDDFDVVIPSRSLREFSAVFTDDIETVEIFFANNQILFRSENISFYTRLLEGNYPDTDRLIPTDFNTTITFDVVNLRQSMERARLLSSATQNGTVKLEIKNGIVSAHVHSPEVGKVNEEIDTEQVTGDDLTISFNPTYLIDSLKALNSEKVTISFISAVRPFTLVPADTDEDFMQLITPVRTN, encoded by the coding sequence ATGATTCATTTTTCAATTAATAAAAATTTATTTCTACAAGCATTAAATACTACTAAAAGAGCTATTAGTTCTAAAAATGCTATTCCTATTTTATCAACTGTCAAAATTGACGTGACCAATGAAGGTGTTACTTTAATTGGTTCAAATGGTCAAATTTCAATTGAAAATTTTATTTCTCAAAAAAATGAAAATGCTGGTTTGCTAATTAATTCTTTAGGTTCAATCCTTCTTGAAGCTTCTTTCTTTATTAATGTGGTATCTAGTCTACCTGATGTAACTCTTGATTTTAAAGAAATTGAACAAAATCAAATTGTTTTAACCAGCGGTAAATCAGAAATTACTCTAAAAGGAAAAGATAGCGAACAATATCCACGAATCCAAGAAATTTCAGCAAGCACTCCTTTAATACTTGAAACAAAATTACTCAAGAAAATTATCAATGAAACAGCATTTGCTGCAAGTACACAAGAGAGTCGTCCGATTTTAACAGGTGTTCATTTTGTATTGAGTCAACACAAGGAGCTAAAAACAGTGGCAACAGACTCTCATCGTCTAAGCCAGAAAAAATTAACGCTTGAGAAAAATAGTGATGATTTTGATGTCGTGATTCCTAGCCGTTCTCTACGCGAATTTTCAGCGGTATTTACAGATGATATCGAAACTGTAGAGATTTTCTTTGCCAACAATCAAATCCTCTTTAGAAGCGAAAATATTAGCTTCTACACACGTTTGTTAGAAGGAAACTATCCTGATACAGATCGTTTGATTCCAACGGACTTTAACACTACTATCACTTTTGATGTTGTAAACTTACGCCAGTCAATGGAACGTGCTCGTCTTTTATCAAGTGCAACTCAAAATGGTACTGTGAAACTTGAAATTAAAAATGGGATTGTTAGCGCCCATGTTCATTCTCCTGAAGTTGGTAAAGTAAACGAAGAAATCGATACTGAGCAGGTGACTGGAGATGATTTGACTATTAGTTTCAATCCAACTTATTTGATTGATTCCCTTAAGGCTTTAAATAGCGAAAAGGTGACCATTAGCTTTATCTCAGCTGTTCGTCCGTTTACTCTTGTGCCAGCAGATACTGACGAGGACTTCATGCAGCTCATCACCCCAGTTCGTACAAATTAA
- a CDS encoding DUF951 domain-containing protein, with protein sequence MYQVGNFVEMKKPHACTIKSTGKKANRWEITRVGADIKIKCSNCDHVVMMGRYDFDRKMNKIID encoded by the coding sequence ATGTATCAAGTTGGAAATTTTGTTGAAATGAAAAAGCCACATGCTTGTACCATTAAATCAACTGGTAAAAAAGCCAATCGTTGGGAAATTACGCGTGTAGGGGCAGATATCAAAATTAAATGCAGTAATTGTGACCATGTTGTCATGATGGGACGCTATGATTTTGATCGAAAGATGAATAAAATTATTGACTGA
- the ychF gene encoding redox-regulated ATPase YchF, protein MALTAGIVGLPNVGKSTLFNAITKAGAEAANYPFATIDPNVGMVEVPDERLQKLTEMITPKKTVPTTFEFTDIAGIVKGASKGEGLGNKFLANIREVDAIVHVVRAFDDENVMREQGREDAFVDPLADIDTINLELILADLESVNKRYARVEKMARTQKDKESVAEFNVLQKIKPVLEDGKSARTIEFTDEEQKVVKGLFLLTTKPVLYVANVDEDVVSEPDSIDYVKQIREFAATENAEVVVISARAEEEISELDDEDKEEFLEAIGLTESGVDKLTRAAYHLLGLGTYFTAGEKEVRAWTFKRGMKAPQAAGIIHSDFEKGFIRAVTMSYEDLVKYGSEKAVKEAGRLREEGKEYIVQDGDIMEFRFNV, encoded by the coding sequence ATGGCTTTAACAGCAGGTATCGTTGGTTTGCCAAACGTTGGTAAATCAACACTATTTAATGCAATTACAAAAGCAGGAGCAGAGGCAGCCAACTACCCATTTGCGACGATTGATCCAAACGTTGGAATGGTTGAGGTTCCTGATGAACGCCTCCAAAAATTGACGGAAATGATTACTCCTAAAAAGACAGTTCCAACAACATTTGAGTTTACAGATATCGCAGGGATTGTAAAAGGAGCTTCAAAGGGAGAAGGGCTAGGTAATAAATTCTTGGCCAATATTCGTGAAGTAGATGCGATTGTTCACGTAGTTCGTGCTTTTGATGATGAAAATGTCATGCGCGAGCAAGGACGTGAAGATGCCTTTGTGGATCCACTTGCAGATATTGATACTATTAATCTGGAATTGATTCTTGCTGACTTAGAATCAGTCAATAAGCGCTATGCGCGTGTAGAAAAGATGGCACGTACGCAAAAAGATAAAGAATCTGTAGCAGAGTTTAATGTTCTTCAAAAGATTAAACCAGTCCTTGAAGATGGAAAATCAGCTCGTACAATCGAGTTTACAGATGAAGAACAAAAAGTAGTTAAAGGTCTTTTCCTTTTGACCACAAAACCAGTTCTTTATGTAGCTAACGTTGATGAGGATGTGGTTTCAGAACCTGACTCTATCGACTATGTCAAACAAATTCGTGAATTCGCAGCGACAGAAAATGCAGAGGTAGTAGTTATTTCTGCGCGTGCTGAGGAAGAAATTTCTGAGTTAGACGATGAGGATAAAGAAGAGTTTCTTGAAGCCATTGGTTTGACAGAATCAGGTGTGGATAAGTTGACTCGTGCAGCTTACCATTTACTTGGACTTGGAACTTACTTCACAGCTGGCGAAAAAGAAGTTCGCGCTTGGACCTTTAAACGTGGTATGAAGGCTCCTCAAGCAGCTGGTATTATCCACTCAGACTTTGAAAAAGGCTTTATTCGTGCAGTAACCATGTCATATGAGGATCTAGTTAAATACGGCTCTGAAAAGGCCGTAAAAGAAGCTGGACGCTTGCGTGAAGAAGGAAAAGAATATATCGTTCAAGATGGCGATATCATGGAATTCCGCTTTAATGTCTAA
- the pth gene encoding aminoacyl-tRNA hydrolase, whose translation MTKLLVGLGNPGDKYFETKHNVGFMLIDQLAKKQNVTFTHDKIFQADLASFFLNGEKIYLVKPTTFMNESGKAVHALLTYYGLDIEDLLIIYDDLDMEVGKIRLRSKGSAGGHNGIKSIIQHIGTQVFKRVKIGIGRPKNGMSVVHHVLSKFDKDDYIGILQSIDKVDDSVNYYLQEKNFEKTMQRYNG comes from the coding sequence ATGACTAAATTACTTGTAGGATTAGGAAATCCAGGGGATAAATATTTTGAAACAAAACACAATGTTGGTTTTATGTTGATTGACCAACTAGCGAAAAAACAGAATGTCACTTTTACACACGATAAGATATTTCAAGCTGACCTAGCATCCTTTTTCCTAAATGGAGAAAAAATTTATCTGGTCAAACCAACGACCTTTATGAATGAAAGTGGAAAAGCAGTTCATGCTTTATTAACTTACTATGGTTTGGATATTGAAGATTTACTCATCATTTACGATGATCTTGATATGGAAGTTGGAAAGATTCGTCTTCGATCTAAAGGATCAGCAGGTGGTCATAATGGTATCAAGTCTATTATTCAACATATAGGGACTCAGGTCTTTAAACGTGTTAAGATTGGAATTGGAAGACCCAAAAACGGCATGTCAGTTGTTCATCATGTTTTGAGTAAGTTTGACAAGGATGATTATATTGGTATTTTACAGTCTATTGACAAGGTTGACGATTCTGTAAATTACTATTTACAAGAAAAAAATTTTGAGAAAACAATGCAGAGGTATAACGGATAA
- the mfd gene encoding transcription-repair coupling factor — translation MVTLLDLFSENNQIKKWHQNLTDKKRQLILGLSTSTKALVIASSLEKEDKIVLLTSTYGEAEGLVSDLISILGEELVYPFLVDDAPMVEFLMSSQEKIISRVEALRFLTDSSKRGILVCNIAASRLILPSPNVFKDSIVKISVGEEYDQHALIHQLKEIGYRKVTQVQTQGEFSLRGDILDIFEISQLEPCRIEFFGDEIDGIRSFEVETQLSKENQTELTIFPASDMLLREKDYQRGQSALEKQISKTSSPILKSYLEEIFSSFYQKQVHLDSRKFLSLCYDKTWTVFDYIEKDTPIFFDDYQKLMNQYEVFERELVQYFTEELQNSKAFSEMKYFADTEQIYKKQSPVTFFSNLQKGLGNLKFDQIYQFNQYPMQEFFNQFSFLKEEIERYKKMDYTIILQSSNSTGSKTLEDVLEEYQIKLDSRDKSSICKESVNLIEGNLRHGFHFVDEKILLITEHEIFQKKLKRRFRRQHVSNAERLKDYNELEKGDYVVHHIHGIGQYLGIETIEIKGIHRDYVSVQYQNGDQISIPVEQIQLLSKYISSDGKAPKLNKLNDGHFKKAKQKVKNQVEDIADDLIKLYSERSQLKGFAFSADDEDQHAFDDAFPYVETDDQLRSIEEIKSDMQASQPMDRLLVGDVGFGKTEVAMRAAFKAVNDHKQVVVLVPTTVLAQQHYTNFKERFQNFAVNIDVLSRFRSKKEQAETLEKLKNGQVDILIGTHRVLSKDVVFADLGLMIIDEEQRFGVKHKETLKELKKQVDVLTLTATPIPRTLHMSMLGIRDLSVIETPPTNRYPVQTYVLEKNDSVIRDAVLREMERGGQIYYLYNKVDTIDQKVSELQELIPEASIGYVHGRMSEIQLENTLLDFIEGQYDILVTTTIIETGVDIPNANTLFIENADHMGLSTLYQLRGRVGRSNRIAYAYLMYRPEKSISEVSEKRLEAIKGFTELGSGFKIAMRDLSIRGAGNLLGKSQSGFIDSVGFELYSQLLEEAIAKRNGNGNTRTKGNAELILQIDAYLPDTYISDQRHKIEIYKKIRQIDNRVNYEELQEELMDRFGEYPDVVAYLLEIGLVKSYFDKVFVERVERKENKITVQFEKVTQRLFLAQDYFKALSATNLKAAIAENKGLMEVVFDVRNKKDYEILEGLLIFGESLLEIKESKEGNFL, via the coding sequence ATGGTGACCTTATTAGATTTATTCTCTGAAAATAATCAGATCAAAAAATGGCATCAAAATTTAACAGATAAGAAAAGACAACTGATACTAGGTTTATCAACGTCTACTAAGGCTCTTGTAATTGCAAGTAGTCTAGAAAAAGAAGATAAGATTGTATTATTAACGTCAACTTATGGAGAAGCAGAAGGACTTGTTAGTGATCTTATATCTATCTTGGGTGAGGAACTGGTCTATCCATTTTTAGTAGATGATGCTCCTATGGTAGAGTTTTTGATGTCTTCACAAGAAAAAATCATTTCACGGGTTGAAGCCTTGCGTTTTTTGACTGATTCATCTAAGAGAGGGATTTTAGTTTGTAATATCGCAGCAAGTCGATTGATTTTACCGTCTCCAAATGTGTTCAAAGATAGTATTGTAAAAATATCAGTGGGTGAAGAGTACGATCAACACGCGCTTATCCATCAGTTAAAGGAAATTGGCTATCGAAAAGTTACACAAGTACAAACTCAAGGCGAATTTAGTTTGCGAGGAGATATTTTAGATATTTTTGAAATATCCCAGTTAGAACCTTGCCGAATTGAGTTTTTTGGTGATGAAATTGATGGTATCAGGTCATTTGAAGTCGAAACACAATTATCGAAAGAAAATCAGACAGAACTCACTATCTTTCCAGCTAGTGATATGCTTTTGAGAGAAAAGGATTATCAACGAGGTCAGTCAGCTTTAGAAAAACAAATTTCAAAAACGTCATCACCTATTTTAAAATCATACTTAGAAGAAATTTTTTCAAGTTTTTACCAAAAACAAGTACATTTAGATTCTCGGAAATTTTTATCTTTGTGTTATGACAAGACATGGACTGTTTTTGACTATATTGAAAAAGATACCCCAATATTCTTTGATGATTATCAAAAATTGATGAATCAGTATGAAGTATTTGAAAGAGAATTAGTTCAATACTTTACAGAAGAATTACAGAATAGTAAAGCATTTTCTGAGATGAAGTATTTTGCTGATACAGAGCAAATCTATAAAAAACAGAGTCCAGTTACCTTTTTCTCTAATCTACAAAAGGGGTTAGGAAATCTCAAGTTTGACCAGATTTATCAATTTAATCAATATCCTATGCAGGAGTTTTTCAATCAATTTTCTTTTCTAAAAGAAGAAATTGAACGATACAAAAAAATGGATTACACTATCATCCTGCAGTCTAGCAATTCAACGGGAAGTAAAACATTAGAGGATGTTTTAGAGGAATACCAGATTAAATTGGATTCCAGAGATAAGTCAAGTATCTGTAAAGAATCTGTAAATTTGATTGAGGGAAATCTCAGACATGGTTTTCATTTTGTAGATGAAAAGATTTTATTGATAACTGAACATGAGATTTTTCAAAAGAAATTGAAACGTCGTTTTCGAAGACAACATGTTTCAAACGCAGAGAGATTAAAAGATTACAATGAACTTGAAAAAGGAGATTACGTTGTTCACCATATTCATGGGATTGGTCAATATCTAGGAATTGAAACAATTGAAATCAAAGGAATTCACCGCGATTATGTAAGTGTTCAGTATCAAAATGGGGATCAAATTTCCATCCCAGTAGAGCAGATTCAGTTACTGTCTAAATATATTTCAAGTGATGGGAAAGCTCCAAAACTCAATAAATTAAATGACGGTCATTTCAAAAAGGCTAAGCAAAAAGTTAAGAATCAGGTAGAGGATATAGCTGACGATTTAATCAAACTTTATTCTGAGCGTAGTCAGTTGAAAGGTTTTGCTTTCTCAGCTGATGATGAAGATCAACATGCTTTTGATGATGCTTTTCCTTATGTTGAAACGGATGATCAACTTCGTAGTATTGAGGAAATCAAGAGTGATATGCAGGCTTCTCAGCCAATGGATCGACTTTTAGTTGGGGATGTTGGATTTGGAAAGACTGAGGTTGCTATGCGTGCAGCCTTTAAGGCAGTCAATGATCACAAACAGGTTGTCGTTCTAGTTCCGACGACGGTTTTAGCACAACAACACTATACAAATTTTAAGGAACGATTCCAAAATTTTGCAGTTAATATTGATGTGTTGAGTCGCTTTAGAAGTAAAAAAGAGCAGGCAGAGACACTTGAAAAATTAAAGAATGGTCAAGTCGATATTTTGATTGGAACACATCGTGTTTTGTCAAAAGATGTTGTGTTTGCTGATTTGGGCTTGATGATTATTGATGAAGAACAGCGATTTGGTGTCAAGCATAAGGAAACCTTGAAAGAACTGAAGAAACAAGTGGATGTCCTAACTTTGACCGCTACGCCGATTCCTCGTACCCTCCATATGTCTATGCTGGGAATCAGAGATTTGTCTGTTATTGAAACTCCCCCAACCAATCGCTATCCTGTTCAAACCTATGTTTTAGAAAAGAATGATAGTGTCATTCGTGATGCTGTCTTGCGTGAAATGGAGCGTGGAGGTCAAATTTACTATCTTTACAACAAAGTTGACACAATTGACCAGAAGGTTTCAGAATTACAGGAGTTGATTCCAGAGGCTTCGATTGGATATGTTCATGGTCGAATGAGTGAAATACAGTTGGAAAATACTCTACTAGACTTTATTGAGGGACAATACGATATCTTGGTGACGACTACCATTATTGAGACAGGGGTGGACATTCCAAATGCTAATACTTTATTTATTGAAAATGCGGACCACATGGGCTTGTCAACCTTGTATCAATTAAGAGGAAGAGTTGGTCGTAGCAATCGCATTGCTTATGCCTATCTCATGTATCGTCCAGAAAAATCAATCAGTGAAGTCTCTGAAAAGAGATTAGAAGCCATCAAAGGATTTACAGAATTGGGCTCGGGATTTAAGATTGCGATGCGAGATCTGTCAATTCGTGGAGCAGGAAATCTCCTAGGAAAATCTCAATCAGGTTTTATTGATTCTGTTGGTTTTGAATTGTATTCACAGTTACTAGAGGAAGCTATCGCTAAACGGAATGGCAATGGGAACACAAGAACCAAAGGAAATGCTGAGTTGATTTTACAAATTGATGCTTATCTTCCTGATACTTATATTTCTGACCAACGACATAAAATTGAAATTTACAAGAAAATTCGTCAAATTGACAATCGTGTCAACTATGAAGAATTACAAGAAGAGTTGATGGACCGCTTTGGAGAATATCCAGATGTAGTAGCATACCTTTTAGAGATTGGTTTGGTCAAGTCATATTTTGACAAGGTCTTTGTAGAACGTGTGGAAAGAAAAGAAAATAAGATTACAGTTCAATTTGAAAAAGTCACTCAACGACTATTCTTGGCTCAAGATTATTTTAAAGCATTATCCGCAACGAACTTAAAAGCAGCCATAGCTGAGAATAAGGGATTAATGGAAGTTGTATTTGATGTCCGAAATAAGAAGGACTATGAAATTTTAGAAGGTCTGCTCATTTTTGGAGAAAGTTTATTAGAGATAAAAGAGTCGAAAGAAGGAAATTTTCTTTAA
- a CDS encoding RNA-binding S4 domain-containing protein yields MRLDKYLKVSRIIKRRTVAKEVADKGRIKVNGILAKSSTDLKVNDQVEIRFGNKLLLVKVLEMKDSTKKEDAAGMYEIISETRVEENV; encoded by the coding sequence ATGAGATTAGACAAATATTTAAAAGTATCAAGAATTATCAAGCGTCGTACAGTCGCAAAAGAAGTAGCAGATAAAGGCAGAATCAAGGTAAATGGAATCTTGGCAAAAAGTTCAACGGATTTGAAAGTTAATGACCAAGTTGAAATTCGCTTTGGGAATAAGTTGCTACTTGTCAAAGTACTAGAGATGAAAGATAGTACCAAAAAAGAAGATGCAGCAGGCATGTATGAAATTATCAGTGAAACACGGGTAGAAGAAAATGTCTAA
- a CDS encoding septum formation initiator family protein, giving the protein MSKNIVQLNNSFIQNEHQRRRYLMKERQKRNRFMGWVLILMILLFILPTYNLAQSYHQLLQRRQQLSDLQTQYQTLSEEKEKETAFATKLKDEDYAAKYMRAKYYYSKNREAVYTIPDLLPR; this is encoded by the coding sequence ATGTCTAAAAATATTGTACAATTGAATAATTCTTTTATTCAAAATGAACACCAACGTCGTCGCTATCTGATGAAGGAACGACAAAAACGGAATCGTTTCATGGGTTGGGTTCTCATTTTGATGATTTTATTGTTCATTTTACCAACTTATAATCTTGCTCAAAGCTATCACCAATTACTCCAAAGACGTCAACAGTTATCAGATTTGCAAACTCAGTATCAAACCTTGAGTGAGGAAAAGGAGAAAGAGACAGCTTTTGCCACAAAGTTGAAGGATGAAGATTACGCTGCTAAATACATGCGTGCAAAATATTATTATTCTAAGAATCGGGAAGCTGTTTATACGATTCCTGACTTGCTCCCAAGGTGA
- a CDS encoding SP_0009 family protein: MENLLDVIEQFLSLSDEKLEELADKNQLLRLQEEKERKNA; this comes from the coding sequence ATGGAAAATTTATTAGATGTAATAGAGCAATTTTTGAGTCTATCGGATGAAAAGCTGGAAGAGTTGGCTGATAAAAATCAATTATTGCGTTTACAAGAAGAAAAGGAAAGGAAGAATGCGTAA
- a CDS encoding serine hydrolase, with product MRKFLIILLLPSFLTISKVVSTEKEVVYTSKEIYYLSQSDFGIYFREKLSSPMVYGEVPVYANEDLVVESGKLTPQTSFQITEWRLNKQGIPVFKLSNHQFIAADKRFLYDQSEVTPTIKQVWLESDFKLYNSPYDLKEVKSSLSAYSQVSIDKTMFVEGREFLHINQAGWIAKESTAEEDNRMSKVQEILSEKYQKDSFSIYVKQLTTGKEAGINQDEKMYAASVLKLPYLYYTQEKINEGLYQLDTTVKYISAVNDFPGSYKPEGSGSLPKKEDNKEYSLKDLITKVSKESDNVAHNLLGYYISNQSDATFKSKMSVIMGDDWNPKEKLISSKMAGKVMEAIYNQNGFVLDSLTKTDFDNERIAKGVSVKVAHKIGDADEFKHDTGVVYADSPFVLSIFTKNSDYDTISKIAKDVYEVLK from the coding sequence ATGCGTAAGTTCTTAATTATTTTGTTGCTACCGAGTTTTTTGACCATTTCAAAAGTCGTTAGCACAGAAAAAGAAGTCGTCTATACTTCAAAAGAAATTTATTACCTTTCACAATCTGACTTTGGTATTTATTTTAGAGAAAAATTAAGTTCTCCAATGGTTTATGGAGAGGTTCCTGTTTATGCGAATGAAGATTTAGTAGTGGAATCTGGAAAATTGACTCCCCAAACAAGTTTTCAAATAACCGAGTGGCGCTTAAATAAACAAGGAATTCCAGTATTTAAGCTATCAAATCATCAATTTATAGCTGCAGACAAACGATTTTTATATGATCAGTCAGAGGTAACTCCAACCATAAAACAAGTATGGTTAGAATCTGATTTTAAACTGTACAATAGTCCTTATGATTTAAAAGAAGTGAAATCATCCTTATCAGCTTATTCGCAAGTTTCAATCGACAAGACTATGTTTGTAGAAGGAAGAGAATTTCTACATATTAATCAGGCTGGATGGATAGCTAAAGAATCAACTGCTGAAGAAGATAATCGGATGAGTAAAGTCCAAGAAATATTATCTGAAAAATATCAGAAGGATTCATTCTCTATTTATGTTAAGCAATTGACTACTGGAAAAGAAGCTGGTATCAATCAAGATGAAAAGATGTATGCAGCTAGTGTTTTGAAACTACCTTATCTCTACTATACGCAAGAAAAAATAAATGAAGGTCTTTATCAGTTAGATACGACTGTAAAATACATATCTGCAGTCAATGATTTTCCAGGTTCTTATAAACCAGAAGGGAGTGGTAGTCTTCCTAAAAAAGAGGATAATAAAGAGTATTCTCTAAAGGATTTAATTACGAAAGTATCAAAAGAATCTGATAATGTAGCTCATAATTTATTGGGATATTACATTTCAAATCAATCTGATGCCACATTCAAGTCTAAGATGTCTGTTATTATGGGAGATGATTGGAATCCAAAAGAAAAATTGATTTCTTCTAAAATGGCTGGGAAAGTCATGGAAGCTATTTATAACCAAAATGGATTTGTATTGGATTCTTTGACTAAAACAGATTTTGATAATGAGAGAATTGCCAAAGGTGTTTCCGTTAAAGTAGCTCATAAAATTGGAGATGCGGATGAATTTAAGCATGATACGGGCGTTGTATATGCAGATTCTCCATTTGTTCTTTCTATTTTCACTAAAAATTCTGATTATGATACGATTTCTAAGATAGCCAAGGATGTTTATGAGGTTCTAAAATGA
- the tilS gene encoding tRNA lysidine(34) synthetase TilS → MREQDFLNHFLKREYFKKHTKVVLAISGGLDSMFLFKVLSTYKKELEIELILAHVNHKQRVESDLEEKELRKLAAEAELPIYISNFSGEFSEVRARDFRYDFFKEVMKKTGATALVTAHHADDHVETILMRLIRGTRLRYLSGIKEKQVVGEIEIIRPFLHFQKKDFPPIFHFEDRSNQENHYFRNRIRNSYLPELEKENPRFKDAILSIGNEILDYDLAIAELSKNINVENLEQLLSYSESTQSVLLQTYLNRFPDLNLTKAQFEEVRQILKTKSQYRHPLKNGYELEKEYQQFRICKISPQADEKEYELVLHYQNQVTYQGYTFSFGIPLKGESIQQIPVSRETSIHIRHRKTGDVLIQNGHRKKLRRLFIDLKIPMEKRKSALIIEQFGEIVSILGIATSNLSKNTKNDIMNTVLYIEKIDR, encoded by the coding sequence ATGAGGGAGCAAGATTTTTTAAATCATTTTCTCAAGAGAGAATATTTTAAAAAACATACTAAGGTGGTGCTAGCTATTTCTGGTGGATTAGATTCTATGTTTCTATTTAAGGTATTGTCTACCTATAAAAAAGAGTTAGAAATTGAATTGATTCTAGCTCATGTGAATCATAAGCAGAGAGTAGAATCAGATTTGGAAGAAAAAGAATTAAGGAAGTTGGCTGCTGAAGCAGAGCTTCCTATTTATATAAGTAATTTTTCAGGTGAATTTTCAGAAGTGCGAGCTCGAGATTTTCGTTATGATTTTTTTAAAGAGGTCATGAAAAAGACAGGTGCGACAGCCTTAGTCACTGCCCACCATGCTGATGACCATGTGGAAACGATTTTAATGCGTTTAATCCGAGGCACTCGTTTGCGCTATCTATCAGGAATTAAGGAGAAGCAAGTAGTCGGAGAGATAGAAATCATTCGGCCCTTCTTGCATTTTCAGAAAAAAGACTTTCCACCAATTTTTCACTTTGAAGATAGATCAAATCAGGAAAATCATTATTTTCGCAATCGTATTCGAAATTCTTATTTACCAGAATTAGAAAAAGAAAATCCTAGATTTAAAGATGCAATTTTAAGTATCGGCAATGAAATTTTAGATTATGACTTAGCTATAGCTGAATTATCAAAGAATATTAATGTAGAAAATTTAGAGCAGCTATTGTCTTACTCTGAGTCGACACAAAGCGTTTTGCTTCAAACTTATCTGAATCGTTTTCCAGATTTGAATCTTACAAAAGCTCAGTTTGAAGAAGTTAGACAAATTTTAAAAACTAAAAGCCAGTATCGTCATCCACTTAAAAATGGTTATGAATTAGAAAAAGAGTATCAACAGTTTCGGATTTGTAAAATCAGTCCTCAGGCTGATGAAAAGGAATATGAACTTGTGTTACACTATCAAAATCAGGTTACTTATCAAGGATACACATTTTCCTTTGGAATTCCTTTAAAAGGTGAATCAATTCAACAAATACCTGTTTCACGAGAAACATCCATACACATTCGTCATCGAAAAACAGGAGATGTTTTGATTCAAAATGGACATAGAAAAAAACTTAGACGTCTATTTATTGATTTGAAAATTCCTATGGAAAAGCGAAAATCAGCTCTAATTATTGAGCAATTTGGTGAAATTGTATCAATTTTGGGAATTGCGACCAGTAATTTGAGTAAAAACACGAAAAATGATATAATGAACACTGTACTTTATATAGAAAAAATAGATAGGTAA
- the hpt gene encoding hypoxanthine phosphoribosyltransferase: MLENDIKKILVSQDEITEAAKKLGAQLTKDYAGKNPILVGILKGSIPFMAELVKNIDTHIEMDFMMVSSYHGGTASSGVINIKQDVTQDIKGRHVLFVEDIIDTGQTLKSLRDMFIAREAASVNIATLLDKPEGRVVEIKADYTCFTIPNEFVVGYGLDYKENYRNLPFVGVLKEEVYSN; encoded by the coding sequence ATGTTAGAAAACGATATTAAAAAAATTCTCGTTTCACAAGATGAAATTACAGAAGCGGCTAAAAAATTAGGTGCTCAATTAACCAAGGACTATGCAGGAAAAAATCCAATCTTAGTTGGGATTTTAAAAGGATCTATTCCTTTTATGGCTGAATTGGTTAAAAATATTGATACACATATTGAAATGGACTTCATGATGGTTTCTAGCTATCATGGTGGAACAGCAAGCAGTGGTGTGATCAATATTAAACAAGATGTGACTCAGGATATCAAAGGAAGACATGTTCTATTTGTAGAAGATATCATTGATACAGGTCAAACTTTGAAGAGTTTGCGAGATATGTTTATTGCAAGAGAAGCAGCTTCTGTTAACATTGCAACTTTGTTGGATAAACCAGAAGGACGTGTGGTAGAAATTAAAGCAGACTATACCTGCTTTACTATCCCAAATGAGTTTGTAGTAGGTTATGGTTTAGACTACAAAGAAAATTATCGTAACCTTCCTTTTGTTGGAGTATTAAAAGAAGAAGTATATTCAAATTAG